In Nostoc sp. GT001, a genomic segment contains:
- the apcB gene encoding allophycocyanin subunit beta, whose translation MRDAVTSLIKNYDLAGRYFDRNAIDSLKSYFDSGTARVQAAAAINSNAAALVKQAGLKLYEELPELIRPGGNSYTTRRYAACLRDLDYYLRYATYALVAGNTNVLDERVLQGLRETYNSLGVPIGPTVRGIQILKDLIKEQVAAAGVVNTAFVDEPFDHITRELSEIDI comes from the coding sequence ATGCGCGATGCGGTAACAAGTTTAATTAAGAATTATGACTTAGCTGGTCGGTATTTTGACCGGAATGCGATCGATAGCCTAAAGTCTTACTTTGATAGTGGTACAGCAAGAGTACAAGCAGCGGCGGCAATCAATTCTAATGCGGCTGCACTTGTCAAGCAAGCTGGTTTAAAGTTATATGAAGAACTACCAGAATTGATTCGTCCTGGTGGAAATTCTTATACGACTCGTCGTTATGCGGCTTGTTTGCGGGATTTAGACTACTACTTGCGTTACGCCACCTATGCGTTGGTTGCTGGGAACACAAATGTGTTGGATGAACGAGTGCTGCAAGGGCTGCGGGAAACTTACAATTCTCTAGGAGTGCCTATTGGGCCTACTGTTCGTGGTATCCAGATTCTCAAGGATCTAATTAAGGAGCAAGTAGCAGCAGCAGGTGTGGTTAATACTGCTTTTGTAGATGAACCATTTGATCACATCACACGCGAGTTGAGCGAGATAGATATTTAG
- a CDS encoding DUF29 family protein, whose product MEELLTLKDLLVKGDVQGALIIVEELEEMSRNDIIKTIRSYAVILLLHLIKQQAENRTTRSWEVSIRNSVREIQRENKRRKAGGYYLAPEELLETLAEAYLNAIDEASLEVEEGRYEAQELEKLVNREQIINRALALILPGESS is encoded by the coding sequence ATGGAAGAATTATTAACTCTGAAAGACTTGCTTGTTAAGGGCGATGTTCAAGGAGCATTAATTATAGTTGAAGAATTAGAGGAAATGAGCCGAAATGACATAATAAAGACGATTCGTAGCTATGCAGTGATTTTGCTGTTGCATTTGATTAAACAACAAGCTGAAAATCGCACTACTCGCTCTTGGGAAGTATCAATTCGGAATTCGGTTCGGGAAATTCAGCGGGAAAACAAGCGGCGCAAAGCTGGAGGCTATTATCTTGCGCCAGAAGAATTACTAGAAACCTTAGCAGAAGCCTATTTAAATGCCATTGATGAGGCTTCCTTAGAAGTAGAAGAAGGTCGTTATGAAGCCCAAGAATTAGAAAAGCTGGTTAACCGAGAACAAATTATCAATCGTGCTTTGGCTTTAATCTTACCAGGAGAGTCTAGTTAA
- a CDS encoding TlyA family RNA methyltransferase produces the protein MAKQRLDTLLVELNLCSSRALAQRLIQAGEVTVNQQLVDKPGTEVDIAAQINIKERSPFVSRGGEKLSKALSVFAIPVVERICLDGGISTGGFTDCLLQAGAKQVYGIDVGYGQVDWRLRNDPRVILRERTNLRQLRPDELYGENDPIPDLAVVDVSFISLTKILPALWQLTQANREVVLLVKPQFEVGRSRVGKKGVVRDPNDQADAIFQVLQTAHELGWKYKGLTWSPITSPAGNIEYLLWLGMESEIPSLDLEAIKLITQLATTDLRKS, from the coding sequence TTGGCTAAACAGCGACTCGATACACTATTAGTAGAGCTAAATTTATGTTCTTCTCGCGCCTTAGCACAGCGGTTAATTCAGGCGGGGGAAGTTACTGTTAATCAGCAGTTAGTTGATAAACCTGGTACTGAAGTTGATATTGCAGCTCAAATAAATATTAAAGAGCGATCGCCTTTTGTTTCTAGAGGCGGTGAAAAACTCTCTAAAGCTTTATCAGTATTTGCCATTCCTGTAGTAGAGCGCATTTGTTTAGATGGTGGGATTTCTACTGGTGGTTTTACTGATTGTCTCTTACAAGCTGGAGCAAAACAAGTTTACGGTATTGATGTCGGTTACGGACAAGTTGACTGGCGGTTGCGAAACGATCCGCGGGTGATTTTGCGGGAACGCACCAATTTACGGCAACTACGACCGGATGAGTTATATGGTGAAAATGACCCGATTCCTGATTTGGCGGTGGTTGATGTCTCGTTTATTTCTTTAACGAAAATTCTGCCTGCTTTGTGGCAATTAACTCAAGCTAACCGAGAAGTTGTGTTGTTAGTCAAGCCACAGTTTGAAGTTGGCAGATCCCGTGTGGGTAAAAAAGGTGTTGTGCGCGATCCAAACGACCAAGCTGATGCCATTTTCCAGGTGTTGCAAACAGCCCACGAATTAGGGTGGAAATACAAAGGCTTAACTTGGTCGCCGATCACTAGCCCGGCTGGGAATATCGAATATCTGCTGTGGTTGGGAATGGAAAGTGAAATACCATCACTTGATTTAGAGGCAATTAAGCTAATAACGCAATTAGCAACAACTGATTTACGGAAAAGTTAA
- a CDS encoding Calvin cycle protein CP12 yields MTTTLKFETAKAANLEEAITEAITEARTTCDLDGSNSAGCAVAWDIVEELQAEKSHQQQAKSKKTSLENYCDRHPASVECLIYDV; encoded by the coding sequence ATGACAACTACCCTAAAATTTGAAACTGCTAAGGCAGCAAATCTTGAAGAAGCCATTACTGAAGCCATTACTGAAGCTCGGACAACTTGCGATTTAGATGGCAGTAATTCTGCTGGTTGTGCTGTAGCCTGGGACATTGTAGAAGAATTGCAAGCCGAGAAATCTCATCAACAGCAAGCAAAATCAAAGAAAACCTCTTTGGAAAATTATTGCGATCGCCATCCAGCTTCCGTAGAATGTTTGATCTACGACGTTTAA
- a CDS encoding GTP-binding protein — protein MSILERVKAKSVDIMSVYRNVQETHLNRARASLRQALSWYGYLRKSGQLSSNPELVGLMKPEFEALNATLNKLDSNVIRIAVFGLVSRGKSAVLNALLGDKILQTGPLNGVTQWPRSVRWQPSDKVLVELIDTPGLDEIEGESRADMAREVVHQADLILFVVSGDITRTEYQALLQLRRSQKPLILVFNKIDLYPDTDQGAIYQNLQQLGAGHPEAKPLLPDEIVMVAAEPTAMEVRVEWPDGRVTYEWETPPPQVDELKEIILNILNREGRSLLALNALIQARDAEAAIAQKTIDLREKEAEEIIWQFTKYKALAVMLNPIAFLDILGGTVADLALIRALARLYGLPMTSYEAGKILKTILFSSGSLLLGELGSSLLLGLGKSTAAITSGDNPSNITAFAGSAIAQAGIAGYGAYSVGKAAQVYLEKGCTWGQLGASSVIQEILSQVDQNTILYRLRQELGIKY, from the coding sequence ATGAGCATTTTAGAGAGAGTGAAGGCTAAAAGTGTTGATATTATGTCGGTTTATCGTAATGTGCAAGAAACTCACTTAAATCGTGCCCGCGCCAGTCTCAGACAAGCGCTTTCTTGGTATGGATATCTTCGTAAGTCAGGACAGTTGTCATCTAACCCAGAATTGGTAGGTTTGATGAAACCAGAATTTGAAGCTTTGAATGCCACACTCAACAAGCTAGATTCTAACGTCATTAGAATTGCCGTCTTTGGTTTGGTGAGTCGGGGAAAGTCAGCAGTTTTAAATGCCTTGCTGGGAGACAAGATTTTGCAAACTGGGCCCCTGAATGGTGTCACCCAATGGCCCCGTTCCGTGCGCTGGCAGCCCAGTGATAAGGTGCTAGTAGAGTTAATTGATACCCCTGGATTAGATGAAATTGAGGGGGAGTCACGGGCGGATATGGCACGAGAGGTGGTACATCAGGCGGATTTGATTTTGTTTGTCGTGTCTGGTGATATCACGCGCACTGAGTATCAAGCGCTGCTGCAATTAAGGCGATCGCAAAAACCCCTGATTTTAGTGTTTAACAAAATAGACCTTTACCCAGATACAGACCAAGGAGCAATTTACCAAAATTTACAACAACTGGGTGCAGGGCATCCTGAAGCAAAGCCTCTACTACCTGATGAAATTGTGATGGTGGCAGCGGAACCAACAGCAATGGAAGTTAGGGTTGAATGGCCTGATGGGCGTGTCACTTATGAATGGGAAACACCACCACCCCAAGTAGACGAACTCAAAGAGATAATTCTGAATATTCTCAATCGGGAAGGGCGATCGCTTCTGGCTTTAAATGCACTCATCCAAGCACGGGATGCAGAAGCCGCGATCGCTCAAAAAACCATCGATTTACGCGAAAAGGAAGCCGAAGAAATTATTTGGCAATTTACCAAATACAAAGCTTTGGCAGTAATGCTCAATCCCATCGCCTTTTTAGATATCCTTGGCGGAACTGTTGCTGATTTAGCTTTAATTCGCGCTCTCGCTAGATTATATGGTTTGCCGATGACTAGCTATGAAGCCGGGAAAATTTTAAAAACGATTTTATTTAGTTCTGGTAGTTTACTACTGGGAGAACTAGGTAGTAGTTTGCTTTTGGGTTTAGGTAAGAGTACTGCCGCAATAACTAGTGGTGATAATCCCAGCAATATTACTGCTTTTGCTGGCAGTGCGATCGCTCAAGCTGGTATCGCAGGTTATGGCGCATATTCCGTTGGTAAAGCTGCCCAAGTCTATCTCGAAAAAGGCTGCACTTGGGGACAATTGGGCGCTAGCAGTGTCATTCAAGAAATTTTATCTCAAGTTGACCAGAATACAATTCTGTATCGTCTGCGACAAGAGTTAGGCATAAAATATTGA
- a CDS encoding EAL domain-containing protein, with the protein MRGNEREKIRHLLVIQDLEGRRTVPLRETTYSLGRHPANTIVLASRSVSMQHAILLRVTVPETDQYGFQIIDGNYKGKGSTNGLFVNGTKCFSHNLRHGDVIAFGSNKAQAKYYAISNISEQAFSESFDVEDLSGFFSEQASPANPFQTLAIDPSFEAASESALARLASFPELIPNPIIEMDFEGRITYLNPAAAIKFPNLREVGTEHPILTGLLIGVNNLEKNSFVREVEVGTEVFEQSVLYLPESDLIRTFIIRDITEQKQATAELRQRDRLLQAVAEAANYLLGEMNYETGIDLALAVLGEAAKADRAYLFQNHLHPITEEMAVSLRFEWTQSFIESTHHHWQNQPYQAPELARWYTILSSGQSISGITQKFPVAEQKFLIRDGIKSLLLVPLRLDNDFWGYLGLADCTFERHWSKHEESTLLTMAASIIGARQRQQVEEKIRYQALHDLLTGLPNRLLFNELLSKTLPNATRNGESLAVIFLDLDRFKVINDTLGHTLGDQLLQSVSQRLKDSLRGGDTVARWGGDEFTILLPRVNDIEEVTLVAQRILQALEDAFHLQEHELYVTASLGIALLDSNSPDTETLIQHADAALYYAKDKGRNNYQFYSVSLSAKNPELLTLEKSLRYALERNEFKLYYQPRVNIATGEITSMEALLRWQHPEMGLVAPSVFIPLVEESGLIVPIGEWTLQTACSQNKAWQDAGLPPIKIAVNLSLKQFRQPKLVETIAKVLEQTGLEPRFLELEIMETTAIEDLGFTRRVLEELQQMGIYISIDDFGTGHSSLSRLQLLPLHNLKIDKSFIQYLTQDAKVAHIIQAIVTLGHSLGLKLTAEGVEKEEELEFLKSINCEEVQGFLFYRPLSEQKATEVLESKRLTI; encoded by the coding sequence ATGCGAGGAAATGAGCGGGAAAAAATACGCCATCTGTTGGTCATCCAAGACCTGGAAGGGCGGCGAACTGTCCCCTTGCGAGAGACTACTTATTCTCTGGGGCGGCATCCTGCAAACACTATTGTCTTGGCTTCCCGATCAGTATCAATGCAACATGCAATTTTATTGCGAGTAACTGTTCCAGAAACTGACCAGTACGGCTTCCAGATTATTGATGGTAACTATAAGGGAAAAGGAAGTACTAATGGCTTATTTGTAAATGGCACTAAATGCTTTTCTCATAATCTTAGGCATGGAGATGTCATTGCTTTTGGCAGTAATAAAGCTCAGGCTAAATATTATGCTATTTCCAATATTTCCGAACAAGCATTTTCTGAATCTTTTGATGTTGAAGACTTATCTGGTTTTTTTTCAGAGCAAGCCAGTCCTGCCAATCCTTTTCAAACCTTAGCCATCGATCCCAGTTTTGAAGCAGCTAGTGAGTCTGCTCTAGCTCGCCTAGCATCCTTTCCTGAACTCATCCCCAATCCAATTATTGAGATGGATTTCGAGGGAAGAATTACGTATCTCAATCCAGCCGCAGCTATCAAGTTTCCTAATCTTAGGGAAGTTGGGACAGAACACCCAATCTTAACGGGACTCTTGATTGGAGTTAACAATTTAGAAAAAAATTCTTTTGTGCGGGAGGTGGAAGTAGGTACAGAAGTTTTTGAACAATCCGTACTTTATCTTCCTGAAAGTGATTTAATTAGAACTTTTATTATTAGGGATATTACAGAGCAAAAGCAAGCTACAGCCGAACTGCGCCAGCGCGATCGCTTGCTACAAGCAGTTGCAGAAGCTGCCAATTATTTGCTAGGAGAAATGAATTACGAAACTGGTATCGATCTAGCTCTAGCTGTACTGGGTGAAGCTGCCAAGGCAGATCGTGCCTATCTCTTTCAGAACCATCTTCACCCGATTACAGAGGAAATGGCAGTCAGTCTAAGGTTTGAATGGACACAATCTTTTATTGAATCTACCCATCACCATTGGCAGAATCAGCCTTATCAAGCTCCTGAATTAGCCCGTTGGTACACAATTCTCTCTAGCGGCCAGTCGATTAGCGGTATCACTCAAAAATTTCCTGTCGCCGAACAAAAATTCCTGATTAGAGATGGCATTAAATCCCTTCTCTTGGTACCTCTTCGCTTGGATAATGATTTCTGGGGGTATCTTGGCTTGGCAGACTGCACCTTTGAGCGTCATTGGTCAAAGCATGAAGAATCTACTCTTTTGACCATGGCCGCCAGTATTATTGGTGCGCGGCAGCGTCAGCAAGTAGAAGAAAAGATTCGCTATCAAGCCCTCCATGACTTGCTGACAGGGTTGCCCAATCGTCTGTTATTTAATGAGCTGCTCAGTAAAACTCTGCCTAACGCCACTCGAAATGGCGAAAGTTTAGCTGTGATTTTCCTCGATTTGGATCGCTTTAAGGTGATTAATGATACTCTGGGGCATACTCTGGGAGACCAATTGTTACAAAGCGTCTCTCAAAGATTAAAAGACTCACTCAGAGGCGGAGACACTGTAGCCCGTTGGGGAGGCGATGAATTTACTATTTTACTCCCACGAGTCAATGATATTGAAGAGGTAACTCTGGTGGCGCAGAGAATTTTACAAGCCTTAGAGGATGCTTTTCATCTCCAAGAGCATGAACTTTATGTAACTGCTAGCCTCGGTATTGCCTTACTTGATAGCAACAGCCCTGATACCGAAACACTAATCCAGCACGCAGATGCTGCTTTGTATTACGCCAAGGACAAAGGGCGGAATAACTATCAATTTTACAGTGTTTCCCTGAGTGCTAAAAATCCTGAACTCCTGACTTTAGAAAAGAGCTTGCGCTATGCCCTAGAACGGAATGAATTTAAGCTTTATTATCAGCCTCGTGTGAACATTGCCACAGGAGAAATTACTAGTATGGAGGCTCTGTTGCGTTGGCAGCACCCAGAGATGGGATTGGTTGCCCCTAGTGTATTCATTCCTCTGGTCGAAGAAAGTGGATTAATTGTCCCCATCGGCGAATGGACTCTACAGACGGCCTGTAGCCAAAATAAAGCATGGCAAGATGCTGGATTGCCACCGATTAAAATCGCTGTCAATCTTTCTCTGAAGCAGTTCCGCCAACCAAAATTAGTAGAGACTATAGCTAAGGTTTTAGAACAAACTGGTCTGGAGCCGCGCTTTTTAGAATTAGAAATTATGGAAACCACAGCGATTGAAGACTTGGGTTTTACCAGAAGGGTGTTAGAGGAGCTACAGCAGATGGGTATTTACATCTCCATCGATGACTTTGGTACAGGTCATTCCTCGCTCTCGCGCCTACAGCTTTTGCCACTCCACAATCTGAAAATAGATAAATCTTTCATTCAATATTTGACGCAGGATGCCAAAGTAGCTCATATTATCCAGGCCATAGTTACCTTGGGACACAGCTTGGGATTAAAGTTAACAGCCGAAGGGGTAGAAAAGGAAGAGGAATTGGAATTCTTGAAATCTATCAACTGCGAGGAGGTGCAGGGTTTTTTATTCTACCGCCCACTTTCTGAACAGAAAGCAACAGAAGTTCTCGAAAGCAAACGACTAACGATCTAG
- a CDS encoding histone deacetylase, translating into MLPVIYSDEFLDHKTGKYHPEKPERLSAIANALKAATFADQITWHLPTPASEQASLMSSLVKAHSPAYIKKLWQIASSGGGPLDGDTPVSPRSYDVALLAVSAWLDGVEVVLGSANPAFVLARPPGHHAESDAGMGFCLFSNAAIAALFALEQPGINRVAILDWDVHHGNGTQAIVETEARIAYCSLHQYPCYPGTGRSTERGFHNNVLNLPVPPGSDIAVYQPLFEKQVVPFLANFQPDLLIVSAGYDANAEDPLASINLQPEDYALFTDYCLGLTRKILFGLEGGYDFDTLSQSVVATIERCLL; encoded by the coding sequence ATGCTACCAGTCATATATTCCGACGAATTTTTAGATCACAAGACTGGAAAATACCATCCCGAAAAACCAGAACGTTTAAGTGCGATCGCAAATGCCCTAAAAGCAGCTACATTCGCAGATCAAATCACTTGGCACTTGCCTACACCAGCATCAGAACAAGCATCACTGATGTCTTCGTTGGTTAAAGCACATAGCCCAGCCTACATCAAAAAACTGTGGCAAATCGCTTCTAGTGGCGGCGGCCCTTTGGATGGAGATACGCCAGTTTCCCCGCGTAGTTATGATGTGGCATTGTTGGCAGTCAGTGCATGGTTGGATGGAGTTGAGGTTGTGTTAGGGTCGGCTAATCCAGCTTTTGTACTAGCGCGTCCCCCAGGACATCATGCTGAAAGTGATGCAGGGATGGGCTTTTGCCTATTTTCTAATGCCGCGATCGCTGCTTTATTTGCTTTAGAACAACCTGGAATTAACCGCGTCGCCATCCTTGATTGGGATGTACATCATGGTAATGGTACTCAGGCGATCGTGGAAACTGAAGCACGCATCGCCTATTGTTCTCTACATCAGTACCCATGCTATCCCGGTACGGGAAGATCGACAGAACGAGGTTTTCACAATAATGTATTAAATTTACCAGTACCCCCTGGTAGTGATATTGCTGTATATCAGCCACTATTTGAAAAACAGGTAGTACCGTTTTTAGCCAACTTCCAGCCAGATTTACTAATTGTGAGTGCTGGTTACGATGCCAATGCGGAAGATCCTTTGGCAAGTATTAATTTACAGCCAGAAGACTACGCTTTATTTACTGATTATTGTTTGGGGCTAACTCGTAAAATTCTGTTTGGCTTAGAAGGTGGTTACGACTTCGATACTCTTTCTCAATCAGTTGTAGCGACGATTGAACGTTGTTTACTTTAA
- a CDS encoding tellurite resistance TerB family protein: MGLFDAVLGTESQTQAALNPAEAFAVIILTATASDGYLSVEQANSTISVLSRMKLFKSYPNEMMNRLFDKILGILQGDGFNALFNAAKDSLSQELREAAFAVATDLVLAEGIIPEEEKNFLNDLYQALGVSSEIAIQIVEVILIKNRA, translated from the coding sequence ATGGGTCTATTCGACGCTGTGTTGGGTACAGAAAGCCAAACCCAAGCAGCACTCAATCCAGCGGAAGCTTTTGCTGTCATTATATTGACGGCAACGGCTTCAGACGGTTATCTTTCTGTTGAGCAAGCAAATTCTACCATTTCTGTGCTGTCTCGGATGAAACTTTTTAAAAGTTATCCCAATGAAATGATGAACAGGCTGTTTGACAAAATCTTGGGCATTCTCCAGGGTGATGGCTTTAATGCTTTGTTTAATGCAGCCAAAGATTCTCTATCTCAAGAGTTGCGGGAAGCAGCCTTTGCAGTGGCCACTGATTTAGTCTTAGCTGAAGGTATTATACCTGAAGAAGAAAAAAACTTCTTAAATGATTTATATCAAGCTTTAGGGGTTTCTAGTGAGATAGCAATACAAATTGTGGAAGTAATCTTAATTAAAAATCGCGCATAG
- the murF gene encoding UDP-N-acetylmuramoyl-tripeptide--D-alanyl-D-alanine ligase produces MRCSATLNQLAEVILAHSVNLSETALTQVTSGIQTDSRTLKPGEVFVAFRGDKFDGHEFVPTAIAKGAIAAIVDFEYENPGFPVLQVKDTLKAYQQIGRWWRDRFNIPVIGVTGSVGKTTTKELIAAVLGTKGRVHKTYGNYNNEIGVPKTLLELGAENDYAVIEMAMRGRGQIAELTQIARPTIGVITNVGTAHIELLGSEEAIAEAKCELLAEMSADSVAILNHDNPLLMATAAKVWHGEVLTYGFSGGDIQGKLIDNETVEVAGIQLPLPLPGRHNATNFLAALAVAKVLGIDWATLKAGVMVDMPTGRSQRFTLPNDVVILDETYNAAPEAMIAALQLLADTPGKRKIAVLGAMKELGERSQQLHQRVGETVRKLNLDGLLILVDGEDAEAIAQSAEGIPSECFATHADLVARLKTFVQTGDRLLFKAAHSVGLDRVVNQLRAEFPK; encoded by the coding sequence ATGCGTTGTTCTGCCACCCTAAACCAACTGGCTGAAGTTATTTTGGCCCATTCTGTAAACTTATCTGAAACTGCTTTAACACAAGTCACTAGCGGTATCCAAACAGATAGTCGTACCTTAAAACCAGGTGAAGTATTTGTCGCTTTCCGAGGTGATAAGTTTGATGGCCATGAATTTGTACCAACTGCGATCGCCAAGGGTGCAATAGCTGCAATCGTAGATTTTGAATACGAAAATCCGGGATTTCCGGTATTACAGGTAAAAGATACCCTCAAGGCATATCAACAAATTGGCAGATGGTGGCGCGATCGCTTTAATATTCCTGTAATTGGCGTAACGGGTTCGGTGGGTAAAACTACAACCAAAGAATTAATCGCCGCAGTTTTAGGAACGAAGGGACGAGTTCACAAAACTTATGGAAATTACAACAACGAAATCGGTGTCCCGAAAACTCTCCTAGAACTTGGCGCCGAAAATGACTACGCCGTGATTGAAATGGCGATGCGCGGTAGAGGACAAATTGCCGAACTGACACAAATAGCGCGTCCAACAATTGGTGTGATTACCAATGTGGGGACAGCGCATATTGAGTTACTGGGTTCAGAAGAAGCGATCGCTGAGGCAAAATGTGAGTTATTAGCTGAAATGTCTGCTGATAGTGTGGCAATTCTCAACCACGATAATCCTTTATTAATGGCCACGGCGGCGAAAGTTTGGCACGGAGAAGTTTTGACTTACGGCTTTTCTGGCGGCGATATTCAAGGAAAGTTAATTGATAACGAGACAGTGGAAGTTGCAGGAATCCAACTACCACTGCCTTTACCCGGTCGTCACAATGCGACTAATTTCTTAGCAGCTTTAGCGGTAGCAAAGGTGTTGGGAATCGATTGGGCAACCCTTAAAGCAGGTGTGATGGTAGATATGCCCACAGGGCGATCGCAGCGATTTACTTTACCTAATGATGTGGTAATTTTAGATGAAACTTATAATGCTGCACCAGAAGCTATGATCGCAGCGTTGCAATTATTGGCAGACACACCCGGAAAGCGGAAGATTGCCGTATTGGGTGCAATGAAAGAATTAGGAGAGCGATCGCAGCAGTTGCACCAGCGAGTGGGAGAAACAGTGCGAAAGTTGAATTTAGACGGTTTGTTGATTTTGGTAGATGGAGAAGATGCCGAAGCGATCGCTCAAAGTGCCGAAGGTATCCCATCGGAGTGCTTTGCAACCCATGCTGATTTGGTAGCTAGGTTGAAAACATTTGTGCAAACAGGCGATCGTTTATTGTTCAAAGCCGCCCATTCTGTGGGATTAGATCGGGTAGTCAATCAGTTACGTGCAGAATTTCCCAAGTAA
- a CDS encoding Na(+)/H(+) antiporter subunit B, which produces MKWIYIAAGIALFIKMLVLPNSAPVIPDFSIVESVVKDGGIPNAVTVIILRNRLYDTIFEVVVFTIAIMGVNFLLANEQPSCAIYRFTDQPSIVLARLGATIAAMVSIELAIRGHLSPGGGFAAGVAGGTAIGLIAITSSPEWMQEIYQRYHAATWEKVSVLVFIVLAAITLTGVELPHGEMGALLSGGIVPLLNILVAVKVALGSWAVILIFIRYRGLL; this is translated from the coding sequence ATGAAATGGATCTACATTGCAGCAGGGATAGCGCTGTTTATAAAAATGCTCGTCTTGCCGAATTCAGCGCCAGTCATACCGGATTTCTCGATCGTTGAATCGGTTGTTAAAGATGGTGGCATACCCAATGCGGTTACAGTGATCATTCTTAGGAATCGTTTGTATGACACTATCTTCGAGGTGGTGGTATTTACGATCGCCATTATGGGAGTTAATTTTCTGCTAGCGAATGAACAGCCGTCCTGTGCGATCTATCGTTTTACCGATCAACCATCCATTGTGCTGGCGCGTCTGGGAGCGACTATTGCTGCGATGGTAAGTATTGAACTAGCTATTCGGGGGCATCTCAGCCCTGGCGGTGGTTTTGCGGCTGGAGTCGCAGGTGGAACTGCGATCGGTTTGATTGCCATCACCTCATCACCGGAGTGGATGCAAGAAATCTACCAGCGCTACCACGCCGCTACATGGGAGAAAGTTTCGGTTCTTGTTTTCATTGTACTGGCGGCTATAACTCTGACTGGAGTTGAGTTACCCCACGGAGAAATGGGCGCACTTTTGAGTGGGGGGATTGTCCCCTTGCTGAATATTCTGGTTGCAGTCAAAGTCGCCTTGGGATCGTGGGCGGTGATTTTGATTTTTATTCGTTATCGGGGATTGTTGTGA
- a CDS encoding DUF4040 domain-containing protein — MNDSYLYIIIALLPLAACMVVFQVNPYHALVIRGILGAVAAMVYAVLGAPDVALTEALVGTMLAITLYAVAVRSSLVMRLGLVKDEADDEQHFGQLMDDLRTIFRKRQMRLELVPYPNTQALERALMDKEVHATCVRREQDQPTSEDEKQFYHTTIRVKRIYEIMQTELTSPATILSYVSTPVEGEKHK; from the coding sequence ATGAATGATAGCTATCTCTATATCATCATCGCCCTACTGCCGTTGGCTGCGTGTATGGTGGTATTTCAGGTCAATCCCTATCATGCGCTGGTAATTCGCGGCATATTGGGAGCGGTGGCGGCAATGGTATATGCGGTTTTAGGAGCGCCAGATGTTGCTTTGACCGAAGCATTGGTGGGTACTATGCTGGCAATTACCCTTTACGCGGTGGCAGTACGTTCATCCCTGGTGATGCGTCTTGGCTTGGTGAAAGACGAGGCAGATGACGAACAGCATTTTGGGCAACTGATGGACGACTTACGCACAATTTTTCGCAAACGCCAGATGCGTCTAGAACTGGTTCCCTACCCAAATACCCAAGCTTTAGAACGGGCGTTGATGGATAAAGAAGTCCATGCAACTTGTGTCAGACGAGAACAAGACCAGCCAACCAGTGAGGACGAAAAACAGTTTTATCACACCACCATTAGGGTGAAACGCATCTATGAGATTATGCAAACTGAACTTACATCACCAGCGACAATCCTGAGTTATGTAAGTACACCAGTTGAAGGGGAGAAGCATAAATGA
- a CDS encoding monovalent cation/H(+) antiporter subunit G → MIDFLGYICIGLGLFFWFWGTFPLLGKRSLLFKLHSLSVADTLGSMSIIIGLLLKIPSEWPLLILALISLAIWNTVLGYVLAYCSSSEGNYE, encoded by the coding sequence ATGATTGACTTTTTAGGTTATATATGCATAGGGTTAGGACTTTTCTTCTGGTTTTGGGGAACCTTTCCTCTGCTGGGCAAGCGATCGCTATTATTCAAACTCCATAGTCTTTCGGTTGCAGACACCCTTGGCTCAATGAGTATCATTATCGGGCTGCTCTTAAAGATACCCAGCGAATGGCCGCTACTCATCCTCGCTCTCATCTCCTTGGCCATCTGGAATACAGTGCTGGGGTATGTATTGGCTTACTGTTCTAGTAGCGAGGGTAACTATGAATGA